A genome region from Sceloporus undulatus isolate JIND9_A2432 ecotype Alabama chromosome 1, SceUnd_v1.1, whole genome shotgun sequence includes the following:
- the LOC121919378 gene encoding uncharacterized protein LOC121919378 encodes MLTSILLYKHQGTSPKPSCLLRLSRLLLVLGLTLRTILSPKGIHKVHAGSCGLPPSTSHHLPLPGRLAFRCTLQRDALFSHRHCHLSASISRVDTHQRQIHPLSNPKGLLPRCRLRFDDIESLPACQQVCQSQVLHPGLHLFQVDQGPHHPDRLGTHGIHNICDPCAHLRFRPFQSCLFSVFNQLLDHGTKVQLSFSSMVTGPNKGCTQPQVMLTTDASITSWGAHSKDLSVHGRWSTSEHLHISALEMLAVQKALKSFKSILSPQVVLLLTDNIMVMYYINKQGGTKSSTFLDLTLQIWDWCIPRTITRQAIHLPGGDNELADKLSRSPDSCHE; translated from the coding sequence ATGCTTACTTCCATATTATTATATAAGCATCAGGGAACATCACCAAAACCTTCTTGCCTTCTCCGTTTGTCCCGCCTTCTTCTGGTACTGGGTCTTACCCTTAGGACTATCCTCAGCCCCAAGGGTATTCACAAAGTGCATGCCGGTAGTTGTGGCCTACCTCCATCAACAAGTCATCATCTTCCCCTACCTGGACGATTGGCTTTTCGTTGCACCCTCCAGAGAGATGCTCTTTTTTCACATAGACATTGTCATCTCTCTGCTTCGATTTCTCGGGTTGACACTCACCAAAGACAAATCCACCCTCTATCCAACCCAAAAGGTTTGCTTCCTAGGTGCAGACTTAGATTTGACGACATTGAAAGCCTACCTGCCTGCCAACAGGTTTGCCAATCTCAGGTCCTCCATCCAGGCCTGCATCTTTTCCAGGTGGATCAGGGCCCACACCACCCAGATCGCCTTGGGACACATGGCATCCACAACATATGTGACCCTTGTGCCCATCTTCGCTTTCGCCCGTTCCAGTCATGCCTTTTCTCAGTCTTCAATCAACTCCTGGATCACGGTACCAAAGTCCAGCTCTCATTCTCTTCTATGGTGACTGGACCCAATAAGGGCTGTACACAACCTCAAGTGATGCTCACTACTGATGCTTCCATCACCAGCTGGGGTGCTCACTCCAAGGACCTGTCGGTCCATGGAAGATGGTCCACGTCAGAACATCTCCACATCAgtgccttggagatgcttgcGGTACAGAAGGCCTTGAAGTCCTTCAAATCCATCTTGTCCCCCCAAGTGGTGCTTCTTCTCACTGACAACATCAtggtgatgtattacatcaacaagcaaggaggcACGAAGTCGTCCACCTTTCTTGACCTCACCTTGCAAATTTGGGACTGGTGCATTCCCAGGACTATCACCCGTCAGGCGATCCACCTGCCTGGAGGTGACAACGAACTGGCAGACAAACTCAGCAGGTCTCCAGACTCCTGCCATGAATGA
- the PPM1B gene encoding protein phosphatase 1B isoform X3, whose protein sequence is MGAFLDKPKTEKHNAHGAGNGLRYGLSSMQGWRVEMEDAHTAVVGIPHGLEDWSFFAVYDGHAGSRVANYCSNHLLDHITNNEDFRGSEQPSSTFEPSVENVKSGIRTGFLKIDEYMRNFSDLRNGMDRSGSTAVGVLISPEHIYFINCGDSRAVLYRNGQVCFSTQDHKPCNPREKERIQNAGGSVMIQRVNGSLAVSRALGDYDYKCVDGKGPTEQLVSPEPEVYEIVRAEEDEFIVLACDGIWDVMSNEELCEFVKSRLQVSDDLEKVCNWVVDTCLHKGSRDNMSIVLVCFSNAPKVSDEAVKRDAELDKHLETRVEGIAQVIQCPVRWMNCNNFK, encoded by the exons atggGTGCATTTTTGGATAAACCAAAAACTGAGAAACATAATGCTCACGGGGCAGGAAATGGGTTGCGCTATGGCCTAAGCAGTATGCAAGGATGGAGAGTGGAAATGGAAGATGCTCACACAGCTGTTGTAGGAATTCCTCATGGTTTGGAGGACTGGTCCTTCTTCGCTGTTTATGATGGTCATGCAGGATCTCGTGTGGCAAATTACTGCTCAAACCACTTATTAGATCACATTACTAACAATGAAGACTTCAGGGGATCAGAACAGCCCAGCTCTACTTTTGAACCTTCAGTGGAAAATGTAAAGAGTGGAATCAGAACTGGCTTTTTGAAAATTGATGAATACATGCGCAATTTTTCAGATCTCAGAAATGGCATGGACAGGAGTGGTTCAACAGCAGTGGGAGTTCTGATTTCACCTGAGCACATTTACTTTATCAATTGTGGAGACTCTCGTGCTGTTCTTTATAGGAATGGACAAGTCTGCTTTTCAACACAGGATCACAAGCCTTGTAATCctagggagaaggagagaatcCAGAATGCAGGTGGGAGTGTCATGATTCAGCGTGTTAATGGCTCATTGGCCGTTTCCCGTGCTTTGGGGGACTATGACTACAAATGCGTTGATGGCAAAGGCCCTACAGAACAACTTGTTTCTCCAGAACCTGAGGTTTATGAAATTGTAAGAGCAGAAGAGGATGAATTTATTGTCCTGGCTTGTGATGGAATCTGGGATGTAATGAGCAACGAGGAGCTCTGTGAATTTGTTAAGTCTAGGCTTCAAGTATCAGATGATCTGGAAAAAGTGTGCAATTGGGTTGTGGACACTTGTTTACACAAG GGAAGTCGTGATAACATGAGTATTGTTCTAGTTTGCTTTTCAAATGCTCCTAAGGTCTCAGATGAGGCAGTGAAAAGAGATGCAGAATTGGATAAGCACTTGGAAACACGGGTGGAAG